A window from Musa acuminata AAA Group cultivar baxijiao chromosome BXJ3-10, Cavendish_Baxijiao_AAA, whole genome shotgun sequence encodes these proteins:
- the LOC104000896 gene encoding pentatricopeptide repeat-containing protein At2g39620 isoform X1, translating into MFMRGWRCRRRPFHVLVPVAAPPANPTSPSKHLNHLLRSCRDVRSLLQLHSRILVLGSLTDDATCILLLNSYSSFRRSDAALAVFNTSPNPSMALWNSMIRCYTRTGEHKKAVEFYYRLLRRGLEPDKYTFTFASKASAGAFDLETGDMIRQEVARRGLSGDVFIATGLVDMYSKLGMVTTAHELFESMAETDAVSWNAMIAGFSQNGRPREALALFKRMQVAGEVPNSVTFLNLFPAVCELSALILCRVIHGFLTRRCILSIVSNGLIDTYCKCGSTGIARKIFDGMSSGKDDVTWGTMICGYVFNGYYADALVLFDDLKSEDIKLNQVAVVSALSAASETGDREKGVSIHNYATEKGVDSDISVKTMLVTMYAKCGDLEKAKSLFDGIKDRDVVAWSAMISAFVQANHPTDALVLYQEMQMAGLMPNQVTIVSLLPACADLSELKLGKSIHCFALKSNIHLDVSVGTALVAMYAQCGSFTSAHSLFDNMEHKDIVTWNALINGYAQVGEAGKALEFFNRLRSAGHCPDPGTMDT; encoded by the exons ATGTTTATGCGCGGATGGCGGTGCCGGCGCCGACCCTTCCACGTGTTGGTTCCCGTTGCAGCGCCGCCTGCGAATCCAACGTCTCCGTCCAAGCATCTCAATCACCTCCTCCGCTCCTGCAGAGACGTCCGATCCCTCCTCCAACTCCACTCCCGCATCCTGGTCCTCGGGTCCCTCACGGACGACGCCACCTGCATCCTGCTTCTCAACTCCTACTCCTCCTTCCGCCGATCGGACGCCGCCCTCGCCGTCTTCAACACCTCTCCCAATCCGTCCATGGCCTTGTGGAACTCCATGATCCGGTGCTACACTAGGACCGGCGAGCACAAGAAAGCAGTCGAATTTTACTACCGCCTGCTGCGGCGAGGGCTTGAGCCCGACAAGTACACCTTCACCTTTGCATCCAAGGCCAGCGCCGGCGCTTTTGACTTGGAAACTGGTGATATGATACGGCAGGAGGTTGCAAGGAGAGGGCTCTCAGGTGACGTCTTCATTGCCACCGGCCTTGTTGACATGTATAGTAAATTGGGTATGGTCACGACTGCCCACGAGCTGTTCGAGTCAATGGCGGAGACGGATGCAGTTTCATGGAATGCCATGATCGCGGGTTTCTCCCAGAATGGCCGTCCTCGAGAAGCTTTGGCTCTTTTTAAGAGGATGCAGGTGGCCGGTGAAGTCCCCAATTCGGTCACATTTCTAAACTTGTTTCCGGCAGTGTGTGAACTCTCTGCTCTTATTTTGTGCAGGGTTATTCATGGTTTCCTCACTAGAAGATGCATTCTGTCTATCGTATCTAATGGGTTGATTGATACCTACTGCAAATGTGGGAGCACTGGCATTGCTCGTAAGATATTTGACGGAATGTCAAGTGGGAAAGATGATGTAACTTGGGGAACGATGATATGTGGCTATGTATTTAATGGTTATTATGCAGATGCTCTGGTGCTTTTTGATGACTTGAAAAGTGAAGATATAAAGTTGAACCAGGTAGCGGTGGTGAGTGCCCTCTCTGCTGCATCTGAGACAGGAGATCGAGAGAAGGGAGTGAGCATCCATAATTATGCAACTGAGAAAGGAGTGGATTCAGATATTTCAGTCAAAACAATGCTCGTCACAATGTATGCAAAGTGTGGAGACTTGGAGAAGGCAAAGTCACTGTTTGATGGGATAAAAGACAGAGATGTTGTTGCTTGGTCAGCAATGATTTCGGCCTTTGTCCAGGCCAATCACCCTACAGATGCATTAGTTCTTTACCAGGAAATGCAAATGGCAGGTCTAATGCCAAATCAAGTTACCATTGTGAGTCTACTTCCAGCTTGTGCAGACTTGTCAGAATTGAAGTTAGGAAAGAGCATCCATTGTTTTGCCCTGAAGTCAAACATTCACCTGGATGTTTCGGTGGGGACTGCTCTGGTGGCAATGTATGCTCAGTGTGGATCCTTCACTTCTGCACATTCTTTGTTTGACAACATGGAACACAAAGATATTGTGACCTGGAATGCATTGATCAATGGATATGCACAAGTTGGCGAGGCAGGAAAAGCTTTGGAGTTTTTTAATCGACTGCGATCGGCGGGACACTGCCCAGATCCTGGTACCATG GATACATGA
- the LOC104000897 gene encoding uncharacterized protein LOC104000897: MAFPASSSATALVLLLSQFLLLLPSATAGVICEDLPQDLCAFAVSSASKRCLLENTQLDGGRTDYQCRTSEAVAEGISDWIETDECVRACGVARGNVGISSDSLLEPDFVQKICSAECYSNCPNIVDLYFNLASGEGVFLPDLCEAQRGDPRRAMAEFLSSGAAPGPAAPPPVST, encoded by the exons ATGGCTTTCCCGGCATCTTCGTCCGCGACGGCCTTGGTCCTCCTCCTATCtcagttcctcctcctcctcccgtccGCCACAG CGGGGGTGATCTGCGAGGACCTGCCGCAGGACCTGTGCGCGTTCGCTGTGTCGTCCGCGTCGAAACGGTGCCTGCTGGAGAACACGCAGCTCGACGGGGGCCGCACCGATTACCAGTGCAGGACGTCGGAGGCGGTGGCGGAGGGAATATCGGATTGGATAGAGACGGACGAGTGCGTGCGGGCGTGCGGCGTCGCCCGCGGCAACGTCGGCATCTCCTCCGATTCCCTCCTGGAGCCTGACTTCGTGCAGAAGATCTGCTCCGCCGAGTGCTACAGCAACTGCCCCAACATCGTCGACCTCTACTTCAATCTCGCTTCCGGAGAAG GTGTTTTCCTGCCGGATCTGTGCGAGGCTCAGCGAGGGGACCCCCGCCGCGCCATGGCGGAGTTTCTCAGCTCTGGAGCAGCACCGGGGCCGGCGGCTCCTCCTCCTGTTTCCACCTGA
- the LOC104000896 gene encoding fructokinase-like 1, chloroplastic isoform X2 — MAASFHLLSSNTFTIPSSLARRGFDADRKLFHKFPNRDPFSLPILSPVGVPKPLQRETTTWRASIVDDAGNGAMEAPKPTRRGRKKKSADSSPATPVKRTRRRSQKKTPEDEAAAEGPRMPEEAKAPTVAAPVEEEEEEDFDDGMDFPYESPPLVCCFGAARREFVPTVRVSERQMHPDQYSSWKQLQWSPPEFVRAPGGPPSNVAISHARLGGRAAFMGKVGDDDFGNDLVYRMNLEKVQTRAVKIDPAVRTAASHMKIELEDRDDGSGKRLVAKTVKHCAEDSFLKSEIDVAVLKEARIFHFNSEVLLSPAMQPALFWAIKLSKKYNSNVFFDLNLPLSLWRSRDETREVINKAWSNSDLIEVSRQEMEFLLDEEYYERKRNYRPQYYSESYEQTKNRRDYHHYTRKEIAPLWHDGLKILFVTDGTLRIHYYTPKFDGAVVGTEDVLITPFTCDRTGSGDAVVAAIMRKLTIHPEMYEDQDMLERHLRFAVAAGIISQWTIGAVRGFPTESATQNLKEQVYVPSMW; from the exons ATGGCCGCCTCGTTTCACTTGTTAAGCAGCAACACATTCACCATCCCGTCATCGTTAGCGCGTCGGGGATTCGATGCAGATCGCAAACTCTTCCACAAGTTTCCAAATAGGGATCCCTTTTCCCTCCCCATTCTCTCCCCAGTCGGCGTTCCTAAACCGCTTCAAAGGGAGACGACAACCTGGAGAGCCTCCATCGTTGACGACGCTGGAAATGGAGCCATGGAAGCCCCCAAACCCACTCGCAGAGGCCGGAAGAAGAAATCCGCCGATTCCTCTCCTGCCACTCCCGTCAAGAGGACAAGGCGCCGGTCCCAGAAAAAAACCCCGGAAGATGAAGCAGCGGCAGAAGGGCCCCGGATGCCGGAAGAAGCGAAGGCGCCAACGGTAGCAgcgccagtagaagaagaggaggaagaggactttGACGACGGGATGGACTTCCCCTACGAGTCCCCACCCCTGGTGTGCTGCTTCGGCGCGGCGCGGAGGGAGTTCGTGCCGACCGTCCGCGTCTCCGAGCGCCAGATGCACCCGGACCAGTACTCCTCCTGGAAGCAGCTCCAGTGGAGCCCGCCTGAGTTCGTCAGGGCCCCCGGCGGCCCCCCGTCCAACGTCGCCATCTCCCACGCCCGCCTCGGCGGCCGTGCCGCCTTCATGGGGAAGGTCGGCGACGACGACTTCGGCAACGACCTGGTCTACCGCATGAACTTGGAGAAGGTTCAGACTCGGGCCGTCAAGATCGATCCGGCGGTCAGAACTGCAGCCTCCCACATGAAGATAGAACTCGAGGACAGGGATGACGGCAGTGGGAAGAGACTGGTCGCCAAGACCGTCAAACATTGCGCTGAGGATTCCTTCTTGAAGTCTGAGATTGATGTTGCGGTCCTGAAGGAG GCTAGGATCTTTCATTTCAACTCAGAAGTCCTCCTGTCTCCAGCAATGCAGCCGGCACTATTTTGGGCCATCAAATTATCCAAGAAGTACAACAGCAATGTGTTCTTCGATCTGAATCTACCCTTGTCTCTATGGAGATCACGAGATGAGACTCGAGAAGTGATCAATAAAGCATGGAGCAATTCTGACCTTATTGAGGTTTCCAGACAGGAGATGGAATTCCTTCTGGATGAAGAGTACTATGAGAGAAAGCGGAACTACCGGCCCCAGTACTACTCTGAATCCTATGAACAAACCAAAAACCGAAGGGACTATCACCATTATACTCGCAAAGAAATAGCACCTCTGTGGCATGATGGGCTAAAGATCTTATTCGTAACGGATGGGACACTTCGGATCCATTATTACACCCCCAAGTTTGATGGAGCAGTCGTTGGCACAGAGGATGTCCTCATTACTCCGTTCACATGCGATCGGACTGGCTCCGGTGATGCTGTAGTGGCCGCGATCATGAGGAAGCTAACAATACATCCAGAGATGTATGAGGATCAGGACATGTTAGAAAGGCATCTCCGGTTTGCTGTTGCTGCAGGAATCATTTCACAATGGACAATTGGTGCTGTGAGAGGGTTTCCAACTGAGAGTGCAACTCAAAATTTGAAAGAGCAAGTCTATGTTCCATCAATGTGGTAA